The genomic window CGCCCACCGGGGGCCCCCTCCCGCAGCCGCAGTTCCCCGCTTCCCGGGGCCTTTACGGCCAAGGTCCCCGCCGCCCCCCGCCTTGCCCGCGTGCACCGGAAGGGTGCCAGGCGAGCCATCTCCCGGAAGACTCCCGCTCAAGGGAGCCGGGGGCGAGGGGCGAAGAATTCTGGACATCCGTTTAGACTTCCGCGTCAGTCCTTGCCCCCGCGGCGGGACGCCCTCTTCCCGGAGATGTGATGTCCGCTGAGACTGTCGACGTAATCATCGTGGGGTGTGGCCCGGTGGGCGCCATCACCGCCAACTACCTGGGACAGGATGGAGTACGGACGCTCATCATCGACCGGGAGCTCCACGCCCATACCCAGCCCCGGGCCTTCTCGTGTGACGACGAGACGCAGCGCAACTTCCAGTCCGCGGGCATGGTGGACGAGCTGGCGGTGAGCCTCTACCACTGCCCCCGGATGGACTACATCGACGGGCAGCGCAACGTGCTCGCCTCGGCGGTGTTCAAGGGGCTGGACTTCGGACACGGCCACACGGCGCTGGCCTTCTTCAGCCAGCCGCAGCTCGAGGGGGTGCTGCGCCAGGGCCTGCGCCGCTTTCCGCACGTGGAGCTGCGGATGGGGCACGAGGTGGAGTCCTTCACCCAGGACGACGGCGGCGTCACCGTGCACATGACCGAGCGGCTCACGGGGCGCAAGCGCACCGTGCGCGCCCAGTACCTGCTGGGCTGCGATGGCTCGCACAGCAGCATCCGGGAGATGCTGCAGATTCCCATGAAGGGCACCTCCTACGGCGTGCCGTGGATCACCATCACCGCCACCACGCCCACGCCCGAGCCCATCTACACGTATTACGTGTGCGACCCGGAGCGGCCCGGCTTCGCCACGCGCGGCGCGCTGAATGAGATCCGCATGGACCTGCTGCTGCGCGGCAACGAGCGCACGGAGGTGGTGGAGAAGAAGGAGGTGGTCGAGCGCATCATCGGCGCGTTCATGGACACGAGCCGGGTGACCATCGTCCGGGCCGCGGTCTTCACCTTCCACAGCAAGGTGGCGCAGCGCTGGCGCGCCGGCCGCGTGTTTCTCCTGGGCGATGCGGCCCACCTGATGCCCCCCTTCCTGGGCCAGGGCATGTGCTCGGGCATCCGCGACGCGGTCAACCTCACCTGGAAGCTGGCGCTGGCGGTGAAGGGCGCCGCGGGCGACGCGCTGCTCGACACCTACGAGCGCGAGCGGCGCCCCCACGCGGTGAACATGATCAACGCCACGGTGAAGATGGGGCAGATCTTCCTGTCCCGCTCGAAGTTCGTGGCGGCCCTGCGCAACAAGGTCATGCAGTGGATCTGGCGCAACCCGAAGACGCGGCCCCTCTTGCGCGACTGGAAGGTGAAGCAGCCCATCGTGCTCACCCACGGCTTCATGGCGGGCGGCAAGCACAAGAAGGGCCTGTCCGCGGGCACCTACTTCCCCCAGCCCACGGTGGGGCTCGCGGGCGGCTCCCGGGCCGCGCTGGACACGCTGTTCAGCAACCGCTTCGCGGTGCTGTGCATGGCGGACGCGGCCGAGCCGGTGCGGCGCTCGGCCGAGGCCCTGGCGAGGGATCTCCACGGCGTCCTGCTGCGCGTGCTGCCCGCGGCCCGGGCCCACGAGGCCCGCAACGGGGACGTGGTGGACGAGGGCGGCCAGCTCTCCGCGTGGTTCTCGCTGCACCAGGCCGACACGGCGGTGGTCCGCCCGGACCGCTTCGTCTACGGCGCCTCGCTCGGCGGTGAAATCGATCAGTTGCGCGAGCAGATCCGGGAGTTCATCCAACCGCTGCCGTCCGAGCGCATCGAGGAGGCTCCCCTGCCCTCCCGCATGTCGTCCATCGCATGAGCCCCCGGGCCACGGCAGGGCGGAGGGAAGAGGCCATGGGCACGGCATTCAAGGCGGCCCTCATCGACCGCGTCTTCTTCGCGCGATACGTCCGGCCCCCGGCCCGGGACGATGTCGCCCAGCTCGAAACCCAGCTCGCCGAGGCGCGCGAGCGCCTGGGGCAGCCACTGCTCTACGTGGCCTCCATCGTGGCAACGGTGAAGGTGCCCAACCTCGAGGAGCGCACCCACCTCAACCTGCTGCTGGCCACCGTGCGCAAGTACTCCGAGGTGGTGCACCTGATCATCGAGGGCTCGGAGCTCCAGAACAGCCTTCAGCGCGTCATCATCTCCGGCATGCTCATCGTCACCCGGACGTATGACGATGGGCTGGCGGTGCACAAGTCCATCACCGCCGCCACCAGTGACTTGTCCGAGCGGCTCCATCGCGACGCGGCGCCGCTCATCCAGGAGGCCCGCGAGCGGGGCCTCGTGCTCTGAGGCCTCAGGACGGGGGCTTGGGAGAGCGGTCCTCGCTCTGACGGGCCACCATCCAGCCCGGGTACTCGGCGGGCAGCGCGGAGGCGGTGTTCAGCGCGGTGAGCTGCCCGGCGGTCAGCTTCAGCTTGGGCGTTTCGAGGTTGTCCTCGAGCTGCTCGGGCGTCTTCGCGCCGATGATGATCGACGTCACGTGGGGCTGGTGCAGCAGCCACGCCAGGGCCACGCGCGCCACGGACGTCTGGTGCTGCTGGGCGATGCCATCCATGACGTCGACGACGGTGTAGGCGCGCTCCCGGTCCACGGGCGGGAAGTCGAAGGAGGCCCGCCGGGAGCCCTCAGGGCCTTGCTGCCCGCGGCGGTACTTGCCGCTCAGGAAGCCGCCGGCGAGCGGGCTCCACACCATGAGCCCCACCTGCTGGTCCTTCATGAGCGGCACCAGCTCACGCTCCAGGTCCCGCCCGGCGATGCTGTAGTAGGCCTGGAGCGACTCGAAGCGCGACAGCCCCCGGTGCTCGCTGATGCCCAGCGCCTTCATGAGCTGCCAGGCCGCCAGGTTGGAGGCCCCCAGGTAGCGCACCTTGCCCTGGCGCACGAGATCGTCGAGCGCGCGCAGCGTCTCATCCAGCGGCGTGACGGGATCGAAGCCGTGAATCTGGTACAGGTCGATGTAGTCCGTGCCCAGCCGCTTCAGGCTCGCGTCCACCGAGTCCAGGATGTGGCCGCGCGACAGGCCCAGCTGGTTGACGCCCGGGCCCACGCGCCCGCGCACCTTCGTGGCCAGGATGACGTCCTTGCGCCGCGCGCCCAGCGCCTTGCCGAGCAGCTGCTCGCTGACGCCGTTGGAGTAGATGTCCGCGGTGTCGAAGAAGTTGATGCCCGACTCCAGGCAGCGGCCCACCAGCGTGTCGGCCTCCGCCTGGCCCGAGGTGCCAATCGCCTTCCAGATCCCCTCTCCTCCGAACGTCATCGCTCCGA from Stigmatella erecta includes these protein-coding regions:
- a CDS encoding bifunctional 3-(3-hydroxy-phenyl)propionate/3-hydroxycinnamic acid hydroxylase, producing MSAETVDVIIVGCGPVGAITANYLGQDGVRTLIIDRELHAHTQPRAFSCDDETQRNFQSAGMVDELAVSLYHCPRMDYIDGQRNVLASAVFKGLDFGHGHTALAFFSQPQLEGVLRQGLRRFPHVELRMGHEVESFTQDDGGVTVHMTERLTGRKRTVRAQYLLGCDGSHSSIREMLQIPMKGTSYGVPWITITATTPTPEPIYTYYVCDPERPGFATRGALNEIRMDLLLRGNERTEVVEKKEVVERIIGAFMDTSRVTIVRAAVFTFHSKVAQRWRAGRVFLLGDAAHLMPPFLGQGMCSGIRDAVNLTWKLALAVKGAAGDALLDTYERERRPHAVNMINATVKMGQIFLSRSKFVAALRNKVMQWIWRNPKTRPLLRDWKVKQPIVLTHGFMAGGKHKKGLSAGTYFPQPTVGLAGGSRAALDTLFSNRFAVLCMADAAEPVRRSAEALARDLHGVLLRVLPAARAHEARNGDVVDEGGQLSAWFSLHQADTAVVRPDRFVYGASLGGEIDQLREQIREFIQPLPSERIEEAPLPSRMSSIA
- a CDS encoding DofB protein; translation: MGTAFKAALIDRVFFARYVRPPARDDVAQLETQLAEARERLGQPLLYVASIVATVKVPNLEERTHLNLLLATVRKYSEVVHLIIEGSELQNSLQRVIISGMLIVTRTYDDGLAVHKSITAATSDLSERLHRDAAPLIQEARERGLVL
- a CDS encoding aldo/keto reductase; amino-acid sequence: MNYRLLGRTGLYVSELCFGAMTFGGEGIWKAIGTSGQAEADTLVGRCLESGINFFDTADIYSNGVSEQLLGKALGARRKDVILATKVRGRVGPGVNQLGLSRGHILDSVDASLKRLGTDYIDLYQIHGFDPVTPLDETLRALDDLVRQGKVRYLGASNLAAWQLMKALGISEHRGLSRFESLQAYYSIAGRDLERELVPLMKDQQVGLMVWSPLAGGFLSGKYRRGQQGPEGSRRASFDFPPVDRERAYTVVDVMDGIAQQHQTSVARVALAWLLHQPHVTSIIIGAKTPEQLEDNLETPKLKLTAGQLTALNTASALPAEYPGWMVARQSEDRSPKPPS